In the Candidatus Rhodoblastus alkanivorans genome, one interval contains:
- a CDS encoding selenium-binding family protein, which produces MTIRPDPTFHASPVLAMDAAPETLAYTLMLSPDATKPDGLAVVDVNPASPNYGKIVHTLFMPYRGDEFHHFGWNACSSSLSPLNGHPFRERRYLIIPGIRSSRIYIVDVKGGPTAAKIHKIIEPEEVFAKTGYSRPHTIHCGPEGIYVSTLGGGGKDGVSGPPGIFIMDCETFDIEGRYEMDRGEQDKHYDFWWNLPRDYMVSSEWGLPPQFENGLVPQDLLSNKYGHKLHFWDLHGRKNVQTIDLGANHQMALEVRPAHDPVKEYGFCGVVVDTTNLEGSIWTWWRDKDGKFQAKKTAVIPPEPADAANLPDLLKGFGAVPPLVTDIDLSLDDKFLYVACWGTGELRQYDVSDPMNPKLSGSVHIGGVTRRTNHPSGKPFKGGPQMIEISRDGKRVYWTNSLYSSWDDQFYPEGVPAAMVKADVGPNGELTLDKDFYVEFPEGYRSHQIRLEGGDCSTDSFCYPSAR; this is translated from the coding sequence ATGACCATAAGACCCGATCCTACATTCCACGCCTCGCCCGTGCTCGCGATGGACGCCGCGCCGGAGACCTTGGCCTATACGCTTATGCTGAGCCCTGACGCCACCAAGCCCGACGGGCTAGCGGTCGTGGACGTCAATCCCGCCTCGCCCAATTACGGCAAGATCGTCCATACGTTGTTCATGCCCTATAGGGGCGACGAGTTCCACCATTTCGGCTGGAACGCCTGTTCGTCATCGCTGTCGCCTCTGAACGGCCATCCGTTCCGGGAGCGCCGCTATCTCATCATCCCGGGCATAAGGTCGTCGCGGATTTATATCGTGGACGTCAAGGGCGGGCCCACGGCGGCGAAGATTCACAAGATCATCGAGCCTGAGGAAGTCTTCGCCAAGACCGGCTACTCGCGGCCCCACACCATCCATTGCGGGCCGGAAGGCATTTACGTCTCCACCCTGGGAGGCGGGGGCAAGGACGGCGTTTCCGGTCCGCCCGGCATTTTCATCATGGACTGCGAGACCTTCGACATCGAAGGCCGCTACGAGATGGACCGGGGCGAGCAGGACAAGCATTACGACTTCTGGTGGAACCTGCCGCGCGACTATATGGTGAGTTCCGAATGGGGCCTGCCGCCGCAATTCGAGAACGGCCTCGTGCCGCAAGATCTGCTGAGCAACAAATATGGCCACAAGCTCCATTTCTGGGATCTTCACGGGCGCAAGAATGTCCAGACCATCGACCTTGGCGCCAACCACCAGATGGCGCTGGAGGTGCGGCCCGCGCATGATCCGGTGAAGGAATACGGCTTTTGCGGCGTCGTCGTCGACACGACCAATCTCGAAGGCTCGATCTGGACCTGGTGGAGAGACAAGGACGGCAAGTTCCAGGCGAAGAAAACCGCCGTCATCCCGCCTGAGCCCGCCGACGCCGCCAATCTGCCCGATCTGCTCAAAGGCTTCGGCGCCGTGCCGCCGCTCGTCACCGATATCGACCTGAGCCTCGACGACAAATTTCTTTATGTCGCATGCTGGGGAACCGGCGAACTTCGCCAATATGACGTGAGCGACCCGATGAATCCGAAGCTTTCGGGCTCTGTTCACATCGGCGGCGTCACGCGCCGGACAAATCATCCGAGCGGCAAGCCGTTCAAGGGCGGGCCGCAGATGATCGAGATCAGCCGCGACGGCAAGCGCGTCTATTGGACGAATTCGCTCTATTCGAGCTGGGACGACCAGTTCTATCCGGAGGGCGTGCCGGCGGCGATGGTCAAGGCCGATGTCGGGCCGAATGGCGAGTTGACGCTTGACAAGGATTTTTACGTGGAGTTCCCGGAAGGCTACCGCTCGCACCAGATCCGGCTCGAAGGGGGCGACTGCTCGACCGACAGCTTCTGCTACCCGTCGGCGCGATAA
- a CDS encoding dienelactone hydrolase family protein, protein MSPSEFAQNCATAKPLSRRAFVAASAAGGYALAAGPLRAAPIATDTQGLVVGGATIATTGGEMPGYFARPQGVARPPVVLVAMEIFGLHEYIRDVARRLAKLGAFAVAPDYYFRSGVDLTKMTDVSAIMPIVNAKPDAELISDLDAAVAWAKAQGGDTDRLGIIGFCRGGRTVWIYCSESAAPKAGVAFYGTLADPPERKPLWPKSPLDLAPELKAPVLGLYGGEDKSIPVAKVEEMQARLAAAGKTAEFHIYPDAPHGFHADYRQSYRKQDAEDAWRRMAEWLRRYGVLS, encoded by the coding sequence ATGAGTCCTTCCGAATTTGCACAGAACTGCGCAACCGCGAAGCCCCTGTCGCGCCGCGCTTTCGTGGCCGCATCGGCTGCGGGGGGCTATGCGCTTGCGGCGGGACCATTGCGGGCGGCGCCCATTGCGACCGATACGCAGGGCCTCGTCGTCGGCGGCGCGACCATCGCGACAACCGGCGGGGAAATGCCCGGCTATTTCGCGCGGCCTCAAGGCGTCGCTCGTCCTCCGGTCGTGCTGGTCGCGATGGAGATTTTCGGCCTTCACGAATATATCCGCGACGTCGCGCGGCGGTTGGCGAAACTTGGCGCCTTCGCGGTCGCGCCGGATTATTATTTCCGTTCCGGCGTCGATCTGACGAAAATGACCGACGTCTCGGCGATCATGCCGATCGTGAACGCCAAGCCGGACGCCGAACTCATCTCCGACCTCGACGCCGCGGTCGCCTGGGCCAAGGCGCAGGGTGGCGACACCGACCGACTGGGCATCATCGGCTTTTGCCGCGGCGGCCGCACAGTGTGGATTTATTGTTCGGAAAGCGCCGCGCCCAAGGCGGGCGTTGCCTTTTACGGGACGCTCGCCGATCCGCCCGAGCGCAAGCCCTTGTGGCCGAAAAGCCCGCTGGACCTCGCGCCGGAGCTGAAGGCGCCGGTGCTGGGCCTTTATGGCGGGGAGGACAAGAGCATTCCCGTCGCCAAGGTCGAGGAAATGCAAGCGCGGCTCGCCGCGGCCGGCAAGACCGCCGAATTCCATATTTATCCTGACGCGCCGCACGGTTTTCACGCGGATTACCGCCAAAGCTATCGCAAGCAGGACGCCGAGGACGCCTGGCGCCGGATGGCGGAATGGCTGCGCCGCTACGGTGTATTGAGCTGA
- the dksA gene encoding RNA polymerase-binding protein DksA — MAAANDTDTYRPSEDEPFMNERQREYFRRKLLKWKDEILQEARETLAALQAESENHADIADRASSETDRAIELRARDRQRKLISKIEAAIGRIDDGTYGYCEETGDPISLKRLDARPIATLSIEAQERHERRERVYRDD, encoded by the coding sequence ATGGCCGCGGCCAATGACACGGACACCTACCGCCCATCCGAGGACGAACCGTTCATGAATGAACGGCAGCGGGAATATTTCCGCCGCAAATTGTTGAAATGGAAGGATGAAATATTGCAGGAAGCACGCGAGACGCTCGCCGCCCTGCAAGCCGAAAGCGAAAACCACGCCGATATCGCCGACCGCGCCTCCTCGGAAACCGACCGCGCCATTGAATTGCGCGCCCGCGACCGCCAGCGCAAGCTGATCTCCAAGATCGAGGCGGCCATCGGCCGGATCGACGACGGAACTTACGGCTATTGCGAGGAGACTGGCGATCCCATTTCCCTGAAGCGCCTCGACGCCCGCCCGATCGCGACCCTCTCGATCGAGGCCCAGGAGCGGCACGAGCGCCGCGAGCGCGTCTATCGCGACGACTGA
- the ahpC gene encoding alkyl hydroperoxide reductase subunit C, whose protein sequence is MSLINTAVKPFQAKAFKQGKFIDVTEADLMDKWSVVFFYPADFTFVCPTELEDLADNYAEFQKLGVEIYAVSTDTHFSHKAWHDVSPAIKKIDYVMIGDPTHAICRNFEVLIEDAGLADRGTFVVDSDGIIQIVEVNAGGVGRDAKELLRKIKAAQYVAAHPGEVCPAKWHEGEKTLAPSLDLVGKI, encoded by the coding sequence ATGTCTCTCATCAATACCGCGGTTAAGCCCTTCCAGGCCAAAGCTTTCAAGCAGGGCAAGTTCATCGACGTGACCGAAGCCGACCTGATGGACAAGTGGTCCGTGGTGTTCTTCTATCCGGCCGACTTCACCTTCGTCTGCCCGACCGAGCTCGAGGACCTCGCCGACAATTACGCCGAATTCCAGAAGCTCGGCGTCGAGATCTATGCGGTTTCGACCGACACCCATTTCTCGCACAAGGCCTGGCATGACGTGTCGCCGGCGATCAAGAAGATCGATTATGTCATGATCGGCGACCCGACCCATGCCATTTGCCGTAACTTCGAAGTCCTGATCGAGGACGCCGGCCTCGCCGACCGCGGCACCTTCGTCGTCGATTCCGACGGCATCATCCAGATCGTCGAGGTCAACGCCGGCGGCGTCGGCCGCGACGCGAAGGAATTGCTGCGCAAGATCAAAGCCGCGCAATATGTCGCCGCCCATCCCGGCGAGGTCTGCCCGGCCAAGTGGCACGAAGGCGAAAAGACCCTCGCCCCCTCGCTCGACCTCGTCGGCAAGATCTAA
- the cckA gene encoding cell cycle histidine kinase CckA produces the protein MSHTTSHSSVDRSERAGSPGLVLLLAAALVAVMAFFSFLQHEQAARFILVLLAFLAFVGVSALLAYAVGFIQFAGAQARNDVTKAIADGSPEGMIATEGESRIIYANETYLALCGANDAAGLRTVDRLFSGAPEVAEPLYRLAQAAREGKRGAEELRLTPPLLGEGEFGWYRIRVRPIDRPSGAPAALWTISDVTRERERHENIFQELQHAIDFLDHAPAGFFSTEPSGNISYMNATLAGWLDFDLAQVGSGGLALRDIVAGDAAALLSSGFGPANSVRTEQIDLDLRRRDGLRLPVRLLHRVAYGHDGAPGASRTLALNRAPGEEPAEEARAAEVRFARFFNSTPMAIASVDRDGAILRSNAAFAKLLPGALLDVAGGRRLVANGVAEPHRDALRAAIAAAASGSESNDAIDATLQGSARSARLFVTPNEEGDQRGALVFALDTTEERNREEQLHQSQKMQAVGQLAGGIAHDFNNVLTAIIGYSELLLANHRPTDPSFQDIMQIKQNANRAAGLVRQLLAFSRRQTLRPQVLQLGDVLSELQMLTRRLVGEKIEVDLRLGRDLWLVKADLNQFEQVIVNLIVNARDAMPDGGKIYLRTKDVPAAECAAYGEKLLPPADYVLVEVEDTGTGIPADIRDKIFDPFFTTKEFGKGTGLGLSMVYGIVKQTGGFIFCDSQVGRGTTFRIFLTRYIPVDEPVEAPKVENKKAAADHTGRGVVLLVEDEEAVRAFGARALTSRGYTVLEAESGVDALRVVEESTERIDLVVSDVVMPEMDGPTMFGELRKRGIKCRVVFVSGYAEDAFAKNLPEGEEFGFLPKPFTLKQLIETVKENMRA, from the coding sequence ATGAGCCATACCACCTCCCATTCCAGCGTCGATCGCTCCGAGCGCGCCGGCAGTCCCGGCCTTGTGCTGCTGCTGGCCGCCGCGCTGGTCGCGGTCATGGCCTTTTTCTCCTTTCTCCAGCACGAACAGGCGGCGCGCTTCATCCTCGTCCTGCTTGCTTTTCTGGCCTTCGTCGGCGTATCCGCCCTGCTCGCCTATGCCGTCGGTTTCATCCAGTTCGCCGGCGCCCAAGCGCGCAACGACGTCACCAAGGCGATCGCCGACGGCAGCCCGGAGGGCATGATCGCGACCGAGGGCGAATCGCGCATCATCTACGCCAACGAGACCTATCTGGCTCTGTGCGGCGCCAATGACGCCGCCGGCCTGCGCACCGTGGACCGCCTGTTCTCCGGCGCGCCCGAAGTGGCCGAACCGCTCTACCGCCTCGCCCAGGCCGCGCGCGAGGGCAAGCGCGGCGCCGAGGAATTGCGCCTCACCCCGCCGCTCCTCGGCGAAGGCGAATTCGGCTGGTACCGCATCCGCGTCCGGCCGATCGACCGGCCCTCAGGCGCGCCGGCCGCGCTCTGGACCATTTCCGACGTCACCCGCGAGCGCGAGCGCCACGAAAACATCTTTCAGGAATTGCAGCACGCGATCGACTTCCTCGATCACGCCCCGGCCGGCTTCTTCTCGACCGAGCCCAGCGGCAATATCTCTTACATGAACGCGACTTTGGCCGGCTGGCTCGATTTCGACCTCGCCCAGGTCGGCTCGGGCGGCCTGGCGCTGCGCGACATTGTCGCCGGCGACGCCGCCGCCTTGCTGTCCTCGGGTTTCGGCCCTGCCAATTCGGTCCGCACCGAGCAGATCGACCTCGACCTGCGCCGCCGCGACGGCCTGCGCCTGCCGGTGCGCCTGCTCCACCGCGTCGCCTATGGCCACGACGGCGCGCCGGGGGCCTCGCGCACGCTCGCGCTCAACCGCGCGCCCGGCGAGGAGCCCGCGGAAGAGGCCCGCGCGGCGGAAGTGCGTTTCGCGCGCTTCTTCAACTCCACGCCCATGGCGATCGCCAGCGTGGACCGCGACGGCGCGATCCTGCGCTCCAACGCCGCTTTCGCCAAACTGCTGCCCGGTGCCCTGCTCGATGTCGCAGGCGGCCGGCGGCTCGTCGCCAATGGCGTCGCCGAGCCGCATCGCGACGCCCTGCGCGCCGCCATTGCGGCGGCGGCGTCGGGGAGCGAGAGCAACGACGCGATCGACGCGACCTTGCAAGGCTCCGCGCGCTCGGCCCGGCTGTTCGTGACCCCCAACGAGGAAGGCGACCAGCGCGGCGCTCTGGTCTTCGCCCTCGACACCACGGAAGAACGCAACCGCGAGGAGCAGCTCCACCAGTCACAGAAGATGCAGGCCGTGGGGCAACTCGCGGGCGGCATCGCCCATGACTTCAACAATGTCCTGACCGCGATCATCGGCTATTCCGAACTGCTGCTCGCCAATCACCGGCCGACCGATCCGTCCTTCCAGGACATCATGCAGATCAAGCAGAACGCCAATCGCGCGGCGGGGCTCGTGCGCCAGCTTCTGGCTTTTTCGCGCCGCCAGACTCTTCGCCCGCAGGTGCTGCAGCTCGGCGACGTCCTGTCCGAATTGCAGATGCTCACCCGGCGCCTGGTCGGCGAAAAGATCGAGGTCGATCTGCGCCTGGGCCGCGACCTCTGGCTGGTCAAGGCCGACCTCAACCAGTTCGAGCAGGTAATCGTCAATCTCATCGTCAACGCCCGCGACGCCATGCCGGACGGCGGCAAGATCTATCTGCGGACGAAGGACGTCCCGGCCGCCGAATGCGCGGCCTATGGGGAGAAGTTGCTGCCGCCCGCCGATTACGTCCTGGTCGAGGTCGAGGATACCGGCACAGGCATTCCGGCGGATATACGCGACAAGATTTTCGACCCCTTCTTCACGACCAAGGAATTCGGCAAGGGCACCGGCCTCGGCCTGTCCATGGTCTATGGCATCGTCAAGCAGACCGGCGGCTTCATCTTCTGCGACTCCCAGGTCGGGCGCGGCACGACCTTCCGCATTTTCCTCACCCGCTACATCCCGGTCGATGAGCCGGTGGAGGCGCCGAAAGTCGAAAACAAGAAGGCCGCCGCCGACCATACCGGGCGCGGCGTCGTGCTGCTGGTCGAGGACGAGGAAGCCGTGCGCGCCTTCGGCGCCCGCGCGCTGACCTCGCGCGGCTATACGGTGCTGGAGGCGGAATCCGGCGTCGACGCCCTGCGCGTCGTGGAAGAATCCACGGAACGCATCGATCTCGTCGTGTCGGACGTGGTCATGCCGGAAATGGACGGGCCGACCATGTTCGGCGAATTGCGCAAGCGCGGCATAAAATGCCGGGTGGTCTTCGTCTCCGGCTATGCCGAGGACGCCTTTGCGAAAAACCTGCCCGAAGGCGAGGAATTCGGCTTCCTGCCCAAACCGTTCACGCTGAAGCAGCTGATCGAGACGGTGAAGGAGAATATGCGGGCGTGA
- a CDS encoding NADP-dependent isocitrate dehydrogenase, which yields MNKIKVANPVVEMDGDEMTRIIWKLIKDKLIHPYLDIDLKYYDLSVEHRDATNDQVTIDSAEATKKYGVAVKCATITPDEARVKEFNLKEMWKSPNGTIRNILGGVIFREPIICKNVPRLVPGWTQPFVIGRHAFGDQYRATDFKVPGKGRLTVKFEGEDGTVIEKEVFKFPGAGVAMSMYNLDDSIRDFARASLNYGLARKYPVYLSTKNTILKAYDGRFKDLFQEIYDAEFADKFKAAGIHYEHRLIDDMVASCLKWSGGYVWACKNYDGDVQSDTAAQGFGSLGLMTSVLMSPDGKTVEAEAAHGTVTRHYREHQKGKATSTNSIASIFAWTRGLAHRAKLDNNAELAKFAATLEKVCVDTVESGFMTKDLALLVGPDQKWLTTTGFLDKIDENLQKAMSA from the coding sequence ATGAACAAGATCAAGGTCGCCAATCCGGTCGTCGAGATGGACGGCGACGAGATGACCCGGATCATCTGGAAATTGATCAAGGACAAGCTGATCCATCCCTATCTCGACATCGACCTGAAATATTACGATCTTTCGGTCGAACACCGCGACGCCACCAACGACCAGGTGACGATCGATTCGGCGGAAGCCACCAAGAAATACGGCGTCGCGGTGAAATGCGCGACCATCACGCCCGACGAAGCCCGCGTGAAGGAATTCAACCTCAAGGAAATGTGGAAGTCGCCGAACGGCACCATCCGCAACATTCTCGGCGGCGTGATCTTCCGCGAACCGATCATCTGCAAGAACGTGCCGCGCCTCGTTCCCGGCTGGACCCAGCCCTTCGTCATCGGCCGCCACGCCTTCGGCGACCAATATCGCGCCACCGATTTCAAGGTGCCGGGCAAGGGTCGCCTGACCGTCAAGTTCGAGGGCGAGGACGGCACGGTCATCGAGAAGGAAGTCTTCAAATTCCCCGGCGCCGGCGTCGCCATGTCGATGTACAATCTCGATGACTCGATCCGCGATTTCGCCCGCGCCTCCCTCAACTATGGCCTTGCGCGCAAATATCCGGTCTATCTCTCGACCAAGAACACCATCCTGAAAGCCTATGACGGCCGCTTCAAGGATCTGTTCCAGGAAATTTACGACGCCGAATTCGCCGACAAGTTCAAGGCGGCGGGCATCCATTACGAGCACCGTCTGATCGACGACATGGTCGCGTCCTGCCTGAAATGGTCGGGCGGCTATGTCTGGGCCTGCAAGAACTACGACGGCGACGTCCAGTCCGACACGGCGGCGCAGGGCTTCGGCTCGCTGGGCCTGATGACCTCCGTGCTGATGAGCCCCGACGGCAAGACGGTCGAGGCGGAAGCGGCGCATGGCACCGTCACCCGCCATTACCGCGAGCACCAGAAGGGCAAGGCGACCTCGACCAATTCGATCGCCTCGATCTTCGCCTGGACCCGCGGCCTCGCCCATCGCGCGAAACTGGACAACAACGCCGAACTGGCGAAATTCGCGGCGACGCTGGAGAAGGTTTGCGTGGACACGGTCGAGTCGGGCTTCATGACCAAGGACCTTGCCTTGCTGGTCGGCCCCGATCAGAAATGGCTCACCACCACCGGCTTCCTCGACAAGATCGACGAGAATTTGCAGAAGGCCATGTCGGCTTAA
- a CDS encoding dimethylarginine dimethylaminohydrolase family protein — MPQNPCRKQILMCAPDFFGVAYVINPWMEGQFARTDAAEARRQWLDLKALLEQRADIRLIAPRPGLPDLVFTANAGLPRNGKVVISRFRCLERRGEEEVFRDWFQRQGFEVIDPPEGLSFEGAGDALYDEARDLYWVGHGFRSHKDAAPFLEKALGTRAVSLGLIDPRFYHLDTCLCPLPGDFLLYFPGAFDPASRAAIEALVPEEQRIGVDSAEAETFCCNAVALGDKIILNAASPGLRERLAQAGLTVEATPLTQFMKAGGAAKCLTLEL; from the coding sequence TTGCCGCAAAATCCCTGCCGGAAACAAATCCTGATGTGCGCGCCGGATTTTTTCGGCGTGGCCTATGTCATCAATCCGTGGATGGAAGGCCAATTTGCCCGCACCGACGCGGCGGAGGCCCGGCGCCAATGGTTGGACTTGAAGGCGCTGCTGGAGCAGCGCGCGGACATCCGCCTGATCGCGCCCCGCCCCGGCCTCCCCGACCTCGTCTTCACCGCCAACGCCGGACTGCCCAGGAACGGCAAAGTGGTCATCAGCCGCTTCCGCTGCCTCGAACGGCGCGGCGAGGAGGAGGTTTTTCGCGACTGGTTCCAAAGGCAGGGTTTTGAGGTGATCGATCCACCGGAAGGCCTGTCCTTCGAAGGCGCCGGCGACGCCCTCTATGACGAAGCGCGCGACCTCTATTGGGTCGGCCACGGCTTCCGCTCGCATAAGGACGCCGCGCCCTTTCTCGAAAAAGCTCTCGGAACCCGCGCGGTTTCGCTCGGCCTGATCGACCCGCGCTTCTATCACCTCGACACCTGCCTGTGCCCCCTGCCCGGCGACTTCCTGCTCTATTTCCCTGGCGCTTTCGATCCGGCCTCGCGCGCGGCGATCGAAGCGCTTGTCCCGGAGGAACAACGCATCGGCGTGGACAGCGCCGAGGCCGAGACTTTCTGCTGCAACGCGGTGGCGCTCGGCGACAAAATCATCCTCAACGCCGCCTCCCCCGGCCTGCGCGAGCGCCTCGCCCAGGCCGGTCTGACGGTGGAGGCGACGCCGCTCACGCAATTCATGAAAGCCGGCGGCGCGGCGAAATGCCTGACGCTGGAATTATGA
- the ahpF gene encoding alkyl hydroperoxide reductase subunit F: protein MLDAAIKNQLHSYFERIVHPIELVASLDDSEKSREMSALLEDVAAQSAKITLSRNGTDARKPSFAITRLGTKVGVSFAGLPMGHEFNSLILALLQVGGHPPKESAEIIKQIEAIEGDYLFETYFSLSCQNCPDVVQALNLMSVINPRIRHVAIDGGLFQDEVQARKIMAVPCVFMNGALFAQGRMGLEQLLTKIDTGASARAAEKLKDKPPFDVLVVGGGPAGAAAAIYAARKGINTGVVAERFGGQVLDTMAIENFISVQHTEGPKLATALEQHVKEYGVDIMNLQKAVELIPAKDAGGLTHVRLASGVTLSARTVVLSPGARWRQMNVPGEEEYRNKGVAYCPHCDGPLFKGKRVAVIGGGNSGVEAAIDLAGIVAHVTLIEFDGQLRADAVLQDKLRSLPNVRIVVSAQTTEVHGDGDKVTGLTYKDRATGATNLVELEGVFVQIGLLPNTEWLKGAISLSPRGEIKIDARGETSAYGVFAAGDATTTPYKQIVIAMGGGATAALSAFDCLIRQAPTAASEAA from the coding sequence ATGTTGGACGCCGCGATCAAGAACCAGTTGCATTCCTATTTCGAACGCATCGTCCACCCGATCGAACTGGTCGCCTCGCTCGACGACAGCGAAAAGTCGCGCGAGATGTCGGCCCTGCTGGAGGACGTCGCGGCCCAGTCGGCCAAGATCACTTTGTCGCGCAACGGAACCGACGCGCGCAAGCCGTCCTTCGCCATCACGCGCCTGGGCACGAAAGTCGGCGTGAGCTTCGCCGGCCTGCCGATGGGCCATGAATTCAATTCGCTGATCCTCGCCTTGCTCCAGGTCGGCGGCCATCCGCCGAAGGAATCCGCCGAAATCATCAAGCAGATCGAGGCGATCGAGGGCGATTATCTGTTCGAGACCTATTTCTCGCTCTCCTGCCAGAACTGTCCGGACGTGGTCCAGGCGCTCAATCTGATGAGCGTGATCAATCCGCGCATCCGCCATGTCGCCATCGATGGCGGCCTGTTCCAGGACGAGGTCCAGGCGCGCAAGATCATGGCCGTGCCCTGCGTCTTCATGAACGGTGCGCTGTTCGCTCAGGGCCGCATGGGCCTCGAGCAGCTTCTCACCAAGATCGACACCGGCGCTTCGGCGCGCGCCGCCGAAAAGCTGAAGGACAAGCCGCCCTTCGACGTTCTGGTCGTCGGCGGCGGCCCGGCCGGGGCGGCGGCCGCGATCTATGCGGCGCGCAAGGGCATCAATACCGGGGTCGTGGCCGAGCGTTTCGGCGGCCAGGTGCTCGACACCATGGCGATCGAGAATTTCATCTCCGTCCAGCACACCGAAGGCCCCAAGCTCGCGACCGCGCTGGAGCAGCACGTCAAGGAATATGGCGTGGACATCATGAACCTGCAGAAGGCGGTCGAGCTGATTCCGGCAAAGGACGCCGGCGGTCTCACCCACGTGCGGCTCGCGAGCGGCGTGACGCTTTCCGCGCGCACCGTCGTGCTCTCGCCCGGCGCCCGCTGGCGCCAGATGAACGTGCCGGGGGAAGAGGAATATCGCAACAAGGGCGTGGCTTATTGCCCGCATTGCGACGGGCCGCTCTTCAAGGGCAAGCGCGTGGCGGTGATCGGCGGCGGCAATTCCGGCGTCGAGGCGGCGATCGACCTCGCGGGGATCGTGGCCCATGTCACCTTGATCGAGTTCGACGGCCAGTTGCGCGCCGACGCGGTGCTCCAGGACAAGCTGCGCTCATTGCCGAATGTCCGAATCGTCGTCTCGGCCCAGACTACCGAAGTCCATGGCGACGGCGACAAGGTGACCGGCCTGACCTACAAGGACCGCGCGACCGGCGCGACGAATCTCGTCGAACTCGAAGGCGTCTTCGTCCAGATCGGCCTCCTGCCCAACACCGAATGGCTGAAGGGCGCGATTTCCTTGAGCCCGCGCGGCGAAATCAAAATCGACGCCCGCGGCGAGACATCCGCTTACGGCGTGTTCGCCGCCGGCGACGCGACGACGACGCCCTACAAGCAGATCGTCATCGCCATGGGCGGCGGCGCCACCGCCGCGCTCTCCGCCTTCGACTGCCTGATCCGCCAGGCCCCGACGGCTGCGTCGGAAGCCGCATGA
- a CDS encoding hydrogen peroxide-inducible genes activator: MTPLPTLRQLRFLVAVVERRHFGAAAEECLVSQSALSAAIQELEDHLGVKLLERTKRVVIPTAVGLDLAERARALLRGAEELVEAAQAARDPLSGALQLGVIPTIGPFLIPHIMPVLREKFPNLKVYLREEQSAPILARLESGQADAAIIALPYPCDGLETMELARDRFYVVCRPDHRLASRAKIRAQDMAGDDLLLLEDGHCLREHALAACSLEGARRNSGFQGTSLHTLVQMAANGLGVTLVPEMAIRAGILRGMDLVARPLEDDSPPRVVALVWRPSSSRKIMFRQLGQVLREASGAGNDEKPDASKFAVPGAAGAKADAVISRKRRA, encoded by the coding sequence ATGACGCCGCTTCCCACCCTTCGCCAATTGCGTTTTCTCGTCGCCGTGGTCGAGCGCCGACATTTCGGCGCCGCGGCGGAGGAATGCCTCGTCAGCCAGTCGGCGCTCAGCGCCGCGATTCAGGAGCTGGAGGACCATCTCGGGGTGAAGCTCCTGGAGCGCACCAAGCGCGTGGTCATTCCGACGGCGGTCGGGCTGGACCTGGCGGAGCGGGCGAGGGCTCTGCTGCGCGGCGCCGAGGAACTGGTCGAGGCGGCGCAGGCCGCGCGCGATCCTTTATCCGGCGCGCTTCAGCTTGGCGTGATCCCCACCATCGGGCCGTTCCTCATTCCCCACATCATGCCGGTCCTGCGGGAAAAGTTCCCCAATCTGAAAGTCTATCTGCGCGAGGAACAGTCCGCGCCCATTCTGGCGCGGCTCGAAAGCGGACAGGCCGACGCCGCGATCATCGCGCTGCCTTATCCCTGCGACGGGCTGGAGACGATGGAGCTGGCGCGCGACCGCTTCTATGTGGTCTGCCGGCCGGATCATCGTCTGGCCTCGCGCGCGAAAATCCGCGCCCAGGACATGGCGGGGGATGACCTGCTGCTGCTCGAAGACGGCCATTGCCTGCGCGAACATGCGCTCGCCGCCTGCTCGCTGGAAGGCGCGCGGCGCAATAGCGGTTTTCAGGGCACCAGCCTGCACACTCTGGTACAGATGGCGGCCAACGGCCTCGGCGTGACGCTCGTGCCCGAAATGGCGATCCGCGCCGGCATTCTGCGCGGCATGGATCTCGTCGCCCGTCCGCTCGAAGACGACAGTCCGCCGCGCGTCGTCGCCCTCGTCTGGCGCCCGTCGTCAAGTCGCAAAATCATGTTCCGCCAACTGGGCCAGGTGTTGCGGGAGGCCTCGGGGGCGGGGAACGACGAGAAGCCCGACGCCTCGAAATTCGCTGTCCCAGGCGCGGCAGGCGCAAAAGCGGACGCGGTAATTTCACGAAAACGCCGCGCGTAA